The following coding sequences lie in one Panicum virgatum strain AP13 chromosome 6N, P.virgatum_v5, whole genome shotgun sequence genomic window:
- the LOC120679807 gene encoding non-specific lipid-transfer protein 1-like: MARAQLVAVALACAALLAAAGSSEAAASFTCAQVVSVMSPCFTYARGDGPIGQCCYGVRSLASAARTPAARRFACGCLKSAAASVTGLNLATAAKIPARCAVNVPPISPSVDCSRVS; this comes from the exons ATGGCTCGCGCTCAGCTGGTGGCCGTCGCCCTCGCGtgcgcggcgctgctcgccgccgcgggttCCTCCGAGGCCGCGGCCTCCTTCACCTGCGCCCAGGTCGTCTCCGTCATGTCCCCCTGCTTCACCTACGCCCGCGGCGACGGCCCCATCGGCCAGTGCTGCTACGGCGTCAGGagcctcgcctccgccgccaggaCCCCCGCCGCCAGGCGCTTCGCCTGCGGCTGCCTCAagtccgccgccgccagtgtCACCGGGCTcaacctcgccaccgccgccaagaTCCCGGCCAGGTGCGCCGTCAACGTCCCCCCCATCAGCCCGTCCGTCGACTGCTCCAG GGTGAGCTGA
- the LOC120679464 gene encoding protein ENHANCED DOWNY MILDEW 2-like isoform X1 has translation MAGYADEDPYSNADLVCALCDNGGEIASCEGRCLRSFHVTKDSGEGCATLGYSREQFNAMKVFMCKNCEHEKYQCFACGCLGSAKADPPKVVPCASATCGYFYHAKCVAQLLFPENEAKVTEFTAKIANGAKFACPLHKCDICKFGENKEVKELQFAVCRRCPKAYHRRCLSRKIAFEDFTENGQYVFQRAWDDLLPNNRILIYCLKHDIDPKYRTAARNHIKFPEVPAAIKKPAAIKKPIHYVNGMNKNIVKIRRIDDLPSVPLPSVKRSSGIVKSSSLSNVMNKRRKMPVSGERSEVIQKPVVMSKLPFSSFPEIDRYTETKIFEFAQTISAAITMEDVQKKLVVPSTHAPALHNTDNITLGKVERSVEAVKAALHMLENGACIEDAKSVCAPSDLFQLAKWKNKLNIYLAPFLHGMRYTSYGRHFTKLDKLQLIVDKLQWYIQSGDTVVDFCCGSNDFSLLLKEMLEASGKNCFYKNYDLIQPKNDFSFERRDWMTVQPDELPTGCRLIMGLNPPFGFKASLANQFINKALTFKPKLIILIVPKETERLDKKYPPYELIWQDSQQLAGKSFYLPGSLDADNKVMEQWNMSPPPLSLWSRSDWAKRHSEIAKSVGHLPSQNSFSGDCQREVADGLSVPTPGHVEMDDAECAGMPLSVLDQLLSDTYHDPTSAPGDYWNDTNGRSRQPCNYETPGRSDPMYAHHADMVAGSGMSISLSETDCEREDQASSISEHGGTNSQACYTVVCAPAEEPTAADDYAVGSALAEESTAAGDYAVGCAPEEEPTAAADCNEVTSAAGSYYLPEDSSQAGRYASGVQYWKVEESPDLEEGELSDVPRLGSPAARGQHQRTEDKLPAVKPEADSQCGQPDDSRPAARPNARTLPPRNSFPGLRLRPGCNASRQFLSQGMGHPAVHQGLSNGWIKDDDY, from the exons TGGGTACGCTGATGAAGATCCCTATTCCAATGCTGATTTAGTCTGTGCCCTATGTGATAATGGAGGTGAAATTGCAAG CTGTGAAGGCAGGTGTCTGAGGTCGTTTCATGTAACCAAAGATTCTGGGGAAGGTTGTGCAACCTTAGGCTACAGCAGGGAGCAATTCAAT GCAATGAAAGTTTTTATGTGCAAGAATTGTGAGCATGAAAAATACCAATGTTTTGCTTGTGGATGTTTAGGTTCAGCTAAAGCTGATCCTCCTAAG GTGGTTCCATGTGCTTCTGCAACCTGTGGTTACTTCTATCATGCTAAATGTGTTGCGCAGTTACTCTTTCCCGAAAATGAAGCCAAAGTAACTGAGTTTACAGCAAAGATAGCCAATGGAGCAAAATTTGCCTGTCCGCTACACAAATGTGACATCTGCAAGTTTGGTGAAAACAAAGAGGTTAAGGAACTGCAGTTTGCTGTTTGTCGGCGGTGCCCGAAGGCATATCATAGAAGATGTTTGTCAAG GAAAATTGCCTTCGAGGACTTCACTGAGAATGGTCAATATGTTTTCCAAAGGGCATGGGACGATCTTCTTCCCAACAATCGTATCTTGATATATTGCCT GAAGCATGATATTGATCCAAAATATAGAACCGCTGCAAGAAATCATATTAAGTTTCCTGAGGTTCCTGCTGCTATCAAGAAACCTGCCGCTATCAAGAAACCCATCCATTATGTAAATGGAATGAACAAAAACATAGTGAAGATACGGCGTATTGATGATCTTCCTTCCGTTCCATTGCCTAGTGTTAAAAGATCTTCTGGTATAGTGAAAAGTTCTTCATTGAGCAATGTGATGAATAAAAGGAGGAAGATGCCTGTGTCTGGAGAAAGATCAGAAGTTATACAAAAGCCAGTAGTTATGTCAAAACTCCCATTTAGCTCATTCCCTGAGATTGACAGATACACTGAGACAAA AATATTTGAGTTTGCACAAACAATATCAGCTGCTATAACAATGGAGGATGTACAAAAAAAGCTAGTGGTACCATCTACACATGCACCAGCCCTGCACAACACCGATAACATTACACTGGGAAAGGTGGAAAGATCTGTTGAG GCGGTTAAAGCTGCTCTGCATATGTTGGAAAATGGTGCATGCATAGAAGATGCGAAATCCGTCTGCGCACCTAGTGATCTTTTTCAACTTGCAAAGTGGAAG AACAAATTGAATATATATCTTGCGCCGTTTCTTCATGGCATGCGTTATACATCTTATGGGCGACACTTCACGAAACTGGATAAACTCCAGCTG ATTGTTGATAAACTACAGTGGTATATTCAAAGTGGTGACACG GTTGTTGACTTTTGCTGTGGCTCAAACGATTTTAGCTTGCTATTGAAGGAAATGTTAGAAGCTTCTGGGAAAAATTGCTTCTACAAAAATTATGATCTCATTCAACCAAAG AATGATTTCAGTTTTGAGAGACGAGACTGGATGACTGTTCAACCAGATGAATTGCCAACGGGATGCAGATTG ATCATGGGGTTAAATCCTCCCTTTGGATTTAAAGCCTCTCTCGCGAATCAGTTTATCAACAAAGCCCTcactttcaagccaaagcttATAATACTTATTGTTCCCAAGGAAACTGAAAG ATTGGACAAAAAGTACCCACCATACGAGCTAATATGGCAGGACTCACAGCAGCTAGCGGGAAAG TCATTCTATCTTCCCGGATCTCTGGATGCTGACAACAAGGTGATGGAACAATGGAATATGTCACCTCCTCCTCTTTCTCTATGGAGCCGTAGTGATTGGGCTAAGAGGCACTCAGAGATAGCCAAATCAGTGGGGCACCTCCCCAGCCAAAATTCATTCTCTGGTGATTGTCAAAGGGAGGTAGCTGATGGTCTATCTGTACCAACCCCAGGGCATGTGGAAATGGATGATGCCGAGTGTGCAGGTATGCCGCTCTCTGTTTTGGATCAGTTATTATCTGACACATACCATGACCCAACAAGTGCTCCAGGGGACTACTGGAATGATACCAATGGTCGATCGAGGCAGCCTTGCAACTATGAAACCCCAGGAAGGAGTGATCCAATGTATGCTCATCATGCAGACATGGTTGCCGGATCTGGTATGAGCATTTCATTATCGGAAACTGATTGTGAAAGAGAAGATCAAGCTTCATCAATATCAGAGCATGGAGGCACCAACTCCCAAGCCTGTTATACTGTTGTATGTGCACCGGCAGAGGAACCAACTGCTGCTGATGATTATGCTGTTGGGAGTGCACTTGCAGAGGAATCAACTGCTGCTGGTGATTACGCTGTTGGTTGTGCACCGGAAGAGGAACCAACTGCTGCAGCTGATTGTAATGAGGTAACATCAGCTGCTGGCTCATACTATTTGCCAGAAGATTCATCACAGGCAGGCAGATATGCATCTGGGGTTCAATACTGGAAGGTGGAAGAGTCACCAGACCTGGAGGAGGGAGAGCTGAGCGATGTACCACGGTTGGGCAGTCCTGCAGCTCGTGGACAGCATCAAAGGACGGAAGACAAGCTACCTGCTGTGAAACCTGAAGCGGACTCCCAGTGCGGACAGCCAGACGACTCACGTCCTGCAGCCAGGCCTAATGCTAGAACTCTTCCACCAAGAAATTCCTTCCCGGGACTGCGCCTCCGGCCTGGATGCAATGCCTCACGTCAGTTCCTATCCCAAGGCATGGGCCATCCGGCTGTCCATCAAGGGCTGTCAAATGGTTGGATCAAAGATGATGATTATTAG
- the LOC120679464 gene encoding protein ENHANCED DOWNY MILDEW 2-like isoform X2, translating to MAGYADEDPYSNADLVCALCDNGGEIASCEGRCLRSFHVTKDSGEGCATLGYSREQFNAMKVFMCKNCEHEKYQCFACGCLGSAKADPPKVVPCASATCGYFYHAKCVAQLLFPENEAKVTEFTAKIANGAKFACPLHKCDICKFGENKEVKELQFAVCRRCPKAYHRRCLSRKIAFEDFTENGQYVFQRAWDDLLPNNRILIYCLKHDIDPKYRTAARNHIKFPEVPAAIKKPAAIKKPIHYVNGMNKNIVKIRRIDDLPSVPLPSVKRSSGIVKSSSLSNVMNKRRKMPVSGERSEVIQKPVVMSKLPFSSFPEIDRYTETKIFEFAQTISAAITMEDVQKKLVVPSTHAPALHNTDNITLGKVERSVEAVKAALHMLENGACIEDAKSVCAPSDLFQLAKWKNKLNIYLAPFLHGMRYTSYGRHFTKLDKLQLIVDKLQWYIQSGDTVVDFCCGSNDFSLLLKEMLEASGKNCFYKNYDLIQPKNDFSFERRDWMTVQPDELPTGCRLIMGLNPPFGFKASLANQFINKALTFKPKLIILIVPKETERLDKKYPPYELIWQDSQQLAGKSFYLPGSLDADNKVMEQWNMSPPPLSLWSRSDWAKRHSEIAKSVGHLPSQNSFSGDCQREVADGLSVPTPGHVEMDDAECAGDYWNDTNGRSRQPCNYETPGRSDPMYAHHADMVAGSGMSISLSETDCEREDQASSISEHGGTNSQACYTVVCAPAEEPTAADDYAVGSALAEESTAAGDYAVGCAPEEEPTAAADCNEVTSAAGSYYLPEDSSQAGRYASGVQYWKVEESPDLEEGELSDVPRLGSPAARGQHQRTEDKLPAVKPEADSQCGQPDDSRPAARPNARTLPPRNSFPGLRLRPGCNASRQFLSQGMGHPAVHQGLSNGWIKDDDY from the exons TGGGTACGCTGATGAAGATCCCTATTCCAATGCTGATTTAGTCTGTGCCCTATGTGATAATGGAGGTGAAATTGCAAG CTGTGAAGGCAGGTGTCTGAGGTCGTTTCATGTAACCAAAGATTCTGGGGAAGGTTGTGCAACCTTAGGCTACAGCAGGGAGCAATTCAAT GCAATGAAAGTTTTTATGTGCAAGAATTGTGAGCATGAAAAATACCAATGTTTTGCTTGTGGATGTTTAGGTTCAGCTAAAGCTGATCCTCCTAAG GTGGTTCCATGTGCTTCTGCAACCTGTGGTTACTTCTATCATGCTAAATGTGTTGCGCAGTTACTCTTTCCCGAAAATGAAGCCAAAGTAACTGAGTTTACAGCAAAGATAGCCAATGGAGCAAAATTTGCCTGTCCGCTACACAAATGTGACATCTGCAAGTTTGGTGAAAACAAAGAGGTTAAGGAACTGCAGTTTGCTGTTTGTCGGCGGTGCCCGAAGGCATATCATAGAAGATGTTTGTCAAG GAAAATTGCCTTCGAGGACTTCACTGAGAATGGTCAATATGTTTTCCAAAGGGCATGGGACGATCTTCTTCCCAACAATCGTATCTTGATATATTGCCT GAAGCATGATATTGATCCAAAATATAGAACCGCTGCAAGAAATCATATTAAGTTTCCTGAGGTTCCTGCTGCTATCAAGAAACCTGCCGCTATCAAGAAACCCATCCATTATGTAAATGGAATGAACAAAAACATAGTGAAGATACGGCGTATTGATGATCTTCCTTCCGTTCCATTGCCTAGTGTTAAAAGATCTTCTGGTATAGTGAAAAGTTCTTCATTGAGCAATGTGATGAATAAAAGGAGGAAGATGCCTGTGTCTGGAGAAAGATCAGAAGTTATACAAAAGCCAGTAGTTATGTCAAAACTCCCATTTAGCTCATTCCCTGAGATTGACAGATACACTGAGACAAA AATATTTGAGTTTGCACAAACAATATCAGCTGCTATAACAATGGAGGATGTACAAAAAAAGCTAGTGGTACCATCTACACATGCACCAGCCCTGCACAACACCGATAACATTACACTGGGAAAGGTGGAAAGATCTGTTGAG GCGGTTAAAGCTGCTCTGCATATGTTGGAAAATGGTGCATGCATAGAAGATGCGAAATCCGTCTGCGCACCTAGTGATCTTTTTCAACTTGCAAAGTGGAAG AACAAATTGAATATATATCTTGCGCCGTTTCTTCATGGCATGCGTTATACATCTTATGGGCGACACTTCACGAAACTGGATAAACTCCAGCTG ATTGTTGATAAACTACAGTGGTATATTCAAAGTGGTGACACG GTTGTTGACTTTTGCTGTGGCTCAAACGATTTTAGCTTGCTATTGAAGGAAATGTTAGAAGCTTCTGGGAAAAATTGCTTCTACAAAAATTATGATCTCATTCAACCAAAG AATGATTTCAGTTTTGAGAGACGAGACTGGATGACTGTTCAACCAGATGAATTGCCAACGGGATGCAGATTG ATCATGGGGTTAAATCCTCCCTTTGGATTTAAAGCCTCTCTCGCGAATCAGTTTATCAACAAAGCCCTcactttcaagccaaagcttATAATACTTATTGTTCCCAAGGAAACTGAAAG ATTGGACAAAAAGTACCCACCATACGAGCTAATATGGCAGGACTCACAGCAGCTAGCGGGAAAG TCATTCTATCTTCCCGGATCTCTGGATGCTGACAACAAGGTGATGGAACAATGGAATATGTCACCTCCTCCTCTTTCTCTATGGAGCCGTAGTGATTGGGCTAAGAGGCACTCAGAGATAGCCAAATCAGTGGGGCACCTCCCCAGCCAAAATTCATTCTCTGGTGATTGTCAAAGGGAGGTAGCTGATGGTCTATCTGTACCAACCCCAGGGCATGTGGAAATGGATGATGCCGAGTGTGCAG GGGACTACTGGAATGATACCAATGGTCGATCGAGGCAGCCTTGCAACTATGAAACCCCAGGAAGGAGTGATCCAATGTATGCTCATCATGCAGACATGGTTGCCGGATCTGGTATGAGCATTTCATTATCGGAAACTGATTGTGAAAGAGAAGATCAAGCTTCATCAATATCAGAGCATGGAGGCACCAACTCCCAAGCCTGTTATACTGTTGTATGTGCACCGGCAGAGGAACCAACTGCTGCTGATGATTATGCTGTTGGGAGTGCACTTGCAGAGGAATCAACTGCTGCTGGTGATTACGCTGTTGGTTGTGCACCGGAAGAGGAACCAACTGCTGCAGCTGATTGTAATGAGGTAACATCAGCTGCTGGCTCATACTATTTGCCAGAAGATTCATCACAGGCAGGCAGATATGCATCTGGGGTTCAATACTGGAAGGTGGAAGAGTCACCAGACCTGGAGGAGGGAGAGCTGAGCGATGTACCACGGTTGGGCAGTCCTGCAGCTCGTGGACAGCATCAAAGGACGGAAGACAAGCTACCTGCTGTGAAACCTGAAGCGGACTCCCAGTGCGGACAGCCAGACGACTCACGTCCTGCAGCCAGGCCTAATGCTAGAACTCTTCCACCAAGAAATTCCTTCCCGGGACTGCGCCTCCGGCCTGGATGCAATGCCTCACGTCAGTTCCTATCCCAAGGCATGGGCCATCCGGCTGTCCATCAAGGGCTGTCAAATGGTTGGATCAAAGATGATGATTATTAG